The genomic window AAcctatagaatcaattttattttataagtagataaatacatatatctggtcaattattttaatgaactaaaattttataaaagtgcTTAAAcctaaagtaaaattaaaaactaacaaaaatgatttttaaaaccaaatctctaacctatagaatcaattttaattataattaaataaattacaaagcaTTAAATTGgtaacaaatgaataaataaacaatcaataattaaatgaatcaaaaccacatcaaataaagattaaaatatgtatttatttttttcaagtaaagctacctaaaatcatattttatgaatttaatataatacatTAAAACTAACCTTTAAcgtgatgaataaaaaaattaaacaaatgtgAGATTGTATTGCCATATTAAAACAAACACGTGTTGAAGCTAATAAACATATCAACCCACTCACCCAATATAATAATCCAAATTGAAAATGGTACACCAAATATAATAACTAAAACAATTAAACCAAAAAGTAGTATTCTTGCTGCCAAATTAAAGAAAACGTACTGGACCAATAAAGCATTCAACCCAATATAATAATCTAAATAGGAATCAAACCagacttttatatttttttttaaagcaacaCAACATAAAAACCAAACTTACCCAGCGGCTAAGTGCGTGTTAAAGGTGCTTCCTGTGGAGGAAGAGTGGGAAGAGAAAGGATGAGGCGCGGAGCCGCAAAGAGAGAATGTTGACGGCAAAGAAACTGAGGTGGTGGCTTGGTGATCACCCGAGATGTGCGGCTGGTATGGCGCAGGGTGCAGCCGTGACACTTGCAGTGTAAGATCACGCTCCGAAACCTGATATGGAGCCGTTTGGATGAAGAGTAGATGTGCGGACTGATGATGGATGCAGCCCGTGGAGATGAAGATTTGATGCGTGAACTACTCTCAGCGAGAAACCCATGTTCAGCCGACTGATGGTTCTCTTCTCCAAGATGTGAATTTCCCCTGGACTCCCCTGTAGATGGCAGGCATGTGTATGTGTTCCCTCCACCAtgtggctgcaacttcttcctTTCTTCGTAGAGTGCTCCCCCTTTCCAGAAAATCACCTCAGAGTATCCTCTTTTCTCCTTCCTAATGTCAAAAAATACTTGTCTTTTTTTACGGTTGCTAcctctctcttccttctcaaTGGTGCCCCTTCACGTGCCCTGAATCCTCCACCTTATTCTCCTCTAAAAACCAACCCCACTTCATCACCGAATTTGCCATCTTTTCATGCCCTGAATCCACCTTTCCTCCAACcctccttctctcttctctacTTCTCTTCCCTCCCTGCTCTTCCTTCCAAAACCAGCCACCTTCCTTTCTCTATAGAGCGCTCTATCTCCTCCCAAAATCAGCGCAATACCTTTTTAAAAAACCCTTTCTGTATCTTCCTAGAAAAATGAGATCAATTCCTTCACCAGCCTCTTATTCATCTTCTCCACGTGCTAAAAAtcatttctcttttccttcAAACCGACGTGTTTCTTCTTTTCCAAAATCCTTTTCCAAGTCCAGGATCTCTTTTTTCCACTCATTGATTCCACCAACATGGGAAGACAACTCACCAGAACTCTCTCTTCTCTGAACATAGCCCACATTTCGTCCCTATACATGctgcacatttttttttttcatgccaAACCGTTTTGGTAATTCAcctttcccaaaaaaaaaaaaatcacatccCTTCTAATCAGTTTCTCAAGAATTCGCTGAAAAATTCTTCCTTCTAGACTTGTTCCAATAGTCGTCCATTTGGTAAGTTTCCTGCATAAACATGAAATTATtagatttaataaataaataaataaataaataactcatttcatgcaattataaaataataataataataataataataataatgaaataatataaataaatcaaaactcacttaatcttaaaagcaatcaataaaataaataaagaaagaaaaacaagaaaacaaatctaagtgaaactaaaccttgaaaagtgcctaagtgggcctaaggtggtgcctaatggaccgaagtctaaatgggcctaaagtgatgcctaatgggccaagtgtacctaaatgggcctatggtTACCTAAAtaggcctaaagtgtctaaatgggtctagggtggtgcctaatgggcttaaagggcctaagtgggcctagggtggtgcttaAGTGTATCTAAGTCTAAATGGGCTACCAGGAGTCACAATAGAGTtcgataaatccctcaaccatagtccccaaggtggcttagagtAGATAGGCTAGGCGAGTAATAATGGGCCGCCAGGGAATTGCTGTAAAGGacatgtgctaagaggacaaaatggagggtctacagaTGGTGTCTCACACTTAATTCCCATGGATAGAGGAGTAAGAGTCAGAGACATAACAAATGGAATTGGCACTAAAACGGGTTGTGAATTTGATTGAGAAATAACTAGTCTCATGATAGATAAAGGAATGACTGTGCTAAGAAGAAATGGGGTTTTGTCGCGGTTCTTTGTAGGTTGATGAGTTCTTCGGTCTAACATGTGTGATTTTCTTACTTTTGAAACTTCATTTTTGGTTTTGATCCATTTTAGAGAAGATATGTGACACAATCCAAAATGGGGTTACATTGTCTCTTGCTTTTGGCTGTTGTTATCATTTGTTGCCTTCATATGGTAGAATGATGTTTGTTAACTAAAACTTCTATGACCAAGTTTGAATTTGATACATGGGTGGAGCTGATTTGTTTAAATATTCATGTTTTGGTGAAACAAGTCATTTTAATTGagcaaaaaatatatacaatgtAGAAGATggataaaattaagttaaatacttacagaaaattaagattttaagactcttcaatttaataaaagttttgttGTACTAAGGATTATGGGTTATGCATTCAATTTTGGGTAGAAGGAAAATACTATCCAAACAAGCCCTACATATAATCTAGAGCTTTCCCATCCCCAGGAAGCTTAGGGAATGGATTAGATTAAATAAGTTAGCTCAAAAGCGATGTAAAATGTGGGTATGTTGTATAAAAACACAcatatatattttcttcttgattttcaCCATTCAAAAAGTTATGATTTGCttaatttgatggaaaaaaaaaccatactactttcttttttttcccaattatAAATTTTAGCCACTTTTTGTGAAAATTAACTAGAATTCTGTAGACACCAAAAAGGGGGGGAAATGTCATAGATTTAGGTTAACAAAGAAATATAGTTgggataaataattaaaatatcttaCATTGGACGATCATCATATCCCACTCAAATTTAATAAGGTAGTGGAAACATaactaataaatatattttcaaagagaatttgaaaatttgaaatagggAATTTCttctattcatttttaataatttttagggGCTACTATAAATTTTATCCACAAAGGGATAACGTACTCTTTTTTTAGTAGTTAAACAAGCTATAACCTTTGAGAATCACTATTGATCTTAATAAAGGTcctttttatattaagaaatttcTCTTTGAATAAATTCAAAGAGAAAATTTGCCTTTTATTGCAACTGTAATGACATTCACTTTCAAAGCTTGTAATTATACATAGAGCATATAAAGATCtacaaacaaaatttattacctttGCAGGTGATCTTTGGCATAGGTTGCTCTTCCTCTCAACAACCATTTGACAATTTTATCCACAAAATCAAAGTAGGTCTCACACCAAGATTTCCTTGTTGCCAAAACAAAATATGGAACTAAAATACCCATTGCAAATCCCAAGCCAACACTCAAGTAAAACCATTGATCAATATAACCACCATCATTTTTGTCCTCAATAGCACTATACTTTTTATCTAGATCTTCATCTTGGCATTTTGTGACCAATGGAGCTCCACAAAGATTAGGGTTTCCAACAAAGGCCGACTCATTGAAGGTTGACATTTGCCCCATAAAGAGGATCTTGCCAGAGAAATTATTATTCGATAGATTCAAATAACTCAAGAATGTTAATGAAACCATGCTTGAAGGAATGCTGCTGGAAAGCTTATTCCTTGACAAATCAAGAGATAATAACTGGTGCAACATTGAAATGCTTTCAGGAATTTGGCCACTGATGTGATTCCCAGACAAGTTCAAAACCACCAAACCAAACAATTTTGTTATTTCTTGGGGAAGCTCTCCACTTAAATTATTGTCGGATAGGTCTATGCCTACAACCAGAGAAAGAGTCCTGGTGTATTCAAGACTTTGGCCTTTCATAATCACCACCAATCGTTCTTCATACAAGAGTTGCTCACATGGTCATACAAAGGATATATATTCTTGTTATACTCCGGAACCATGGCTTTAAGCTCAAACAAAGTGACTGGAATTTCACCCATCAGATTGTTTTGTGCAAGGTCTAAGACATGTAGGGAGCTTAAATTTGAAAGCTGGAAGGGAAGTCTtccaaaaaatacatttgaccTCAAGTTGAGTATTACAAGATTTATGAAAGCAGTTCCAATCCATGAAGGAACCTTACCCGATAACTGGTTATAACTGAGATCAAGGAGTTCTAACCTtgataaattttggaaagacGAGAGGAGCTCTCCTGAAAGCTTGTTATCGTTCAGATGCAATGATTCGAGCCATTGTAACTGGCCCAAGGACTTTGGTATCATCCCAGATAAATTGTTATTTCCAAGGTCAAGAATAATTAGGCTAGAGCAATTACCTATGGTATAAGGAATGCTTCCAGTCAAATTATTCCTTGAAAAATCAATGACTTGAAGAGAGGTGATGTGTCCTATGGAATCTGGGATGGTCCCAGATAAATTGTTATTTCCAAGGTCTAGAACAATTAGGCTAAAGCAATTATTTATGGTAGAAGGAATGCTTCCAGTCAAATTATTCCCTGAAAAATCAATGACTCGAAGAGAGGTGATGTGTCCTATGGAATCTGGGATGGTCCCTGTTATTTGATTTTCCGAAAGCGAAAGGTAATTCAAGTCTAACATAGATTCACCTCTGCTCAGTGGGATAGGGCCAGAAAATTTATTGTGGGAGAGATCTAGTGAAGAAACccctttgattgaaaaaggaatAGGTCCTTCAAAGAGGTTGGAACTGAAATCGATTACAGCATCACCAGaaggaaattttaatgaatttggtAGCTGACCTTGTAACTGATTGTCATAAAGTATTATGGTCTGCAGATGAAAAGACATATTCCAAAACCACTTGGGTATGGAACCTGAGATGCTAGCATTTGACAAATACAGATAGGAGACCTCCTTTTGAGACCTAAGCCAAGTCGGGAATGAAGGGCCTAAATTGCATGAAGCCATAATCAGATCAGCAATTTGGAATGGGGGGACCCAGGTGGAACAAACATTCAAAACGAGACCTGAATTTCCATCCATCAACAGAGTCTTCAACTTACTTAACTTTGAAAAATGTTCTTCAGAAAGAATTCCAGTCAAGCGATTCCCATAAACTTCCAATACAACCAATTCAGAAAGTTGTCCAAAACTAACTGGGAGACTCCCATTCAGTTCATTCCATCCAAGCCGCATCTCATTCAGATTTTTGAATGTCCCAAAAGAAGCAGGGATAGGGCCTTGAAGCTTATTGTGGGATAGATCGAGATATGTAAGTTTTTCCAGTTGACTCAACTGTTCTGGCAATCGGCCCACTAATTGATTCGAGGACAAGTCCAAATACCCCAGTTCTGGTAAAGGACCTTCAGAACTGCAGTTTTTGATCTCTTCGAGAAACTCAGAGAAACTTCCTGCAATCATCATCAagagtattaaaataatttgtttttaataaattgttttatgaaaaataagaaagttCACGAGAAAGGTAAGAAACTTTGCCTTCTTAATGCATTATCAAATGAACggagaaaatataatttaaaatatttttagaaacaagTGTCTGCATGGAATAAATTGAGaatattgtttttagaaattaaagtttccaaacaaaattttgtttcaaaatataatataatatttgtaaaaattattataaaaaaactcaaattttgattttgaaaaaatattttaaaaaggtttacaagaaacaaaatacattataatatttgtaaaactattataaaaaactcaaaaaatgattttagaaaactattttaaaatttgtttacaaCCAAAACCTAGATTTTGTAGTGTAATCTTTCAAATACATCAAAAGCCCTAAAAAGTCCCCTTTATTGGTCAATTGTGCAATGAATTTATGACAAATCATGCATCATCaagagtaaaaaataatttaatttaaaataattttcaaaaaaaaagagagagagtttatgagaaaataatttgatgAGTGGTGAGAAGATAATTGAAGTTGCTTTGATGGTTTAATGATAAAAGTAAGAGATTATTAGAAAGTCAGAATAATttaatgcaaaatattttttaaaaacaagtgttAAACTGTAGAACCACTACTTATTTTGATGTATCGAAATCAATaagcaataataatttttctaagcTAAAAAAGTACCAAGAAATTTATTGATTGCCAAATTCAGAAATTCTATCTTATTCCAGCTTCCGCTTAACAGTTGAGAGCAACTACCTGTGAGATTTTTGTTCCAAGATAGATCCAAGTGCTGCAAGTTAGGTAGTTCCCCAAGGCCAGGTGAAATCTGCCCATATAACTGATTAAAGCTTACATCAATGTATACAAGGCTGCTAAGGTTTAGAAGCCATATTGGGAACTTTGACCGGAAAGAGTTGCCACTGATGCTTATGACAGATAGTGAAGTAAAATTGATAGAGTTTAGAGATGAAATTGAACTAGAGAGCCCACAATGTTGTAGGTGCAACTCTGTTAAAAATGAAAGCTTGTTGAATACCTCCATCCAGTGAGATCCTACCATTGATAGGTTGACATAGTTCAACTTGAGATGCCTTAAGGAAACAAGATTAGTCATCCATTCAAGGTCCTTAACAAATAACTGAGATTCAATGgaagaaagatcaagaaattgcAAATTAGAAAGGTTTCCCAAGGTTGGAGGAATTGCACCTctgaatccacaatttgataaGTTTAGATATTGTAAATTTTTCAAAGATCCGAAGAATTTAGGAATTGGGATATTCTCAAATGAGTTGCCACTCAAATCTAAAGATCTCAAAGATTTGAGTTCTATCAAAGAAGGTCGGATCTCCCCGCTTAAGTTCATTGAGCTCCAATTTTCATATGCTTCTTCAAGATAATATGGGTTATGAAGATTGATTGAAATAACAACTCCTGTGTTATTTTCACAACCAATTCCCTCCCATTGACAACAATTGCCTCCTATCCATGATGAAAGCCGGTTGTTAGAAGAATCTTTGAGACCATTTTTGAAGTCAAGAAGAGCTTCTCGATCAGCTTTTAAGCAATTTCCCTCAAGGGTTTCACTCTTGCAAGCAAGATCTCTTGTTATTAAACATAGAATGACAAAAAGGAAaccaagaattgaaattttctcCATCCAAGAACACCTATAAAAACAAGTAATTAATATTAAGTTTCAATAGAAGAAtcaaaatagtgatgaaatttGATAAGTAATCAAAACTTCAAGTTATTGGATATTAAATAACACATATTTTAATCAATCATAAGTTTAATAAGATTAAAACATGTCAAATGGATGGCATACTTGAACACATATCCATATCAAACATGGTCTGATGATTGTTGCTTATCAAAACTATAGAAATCACCCACAAGAGAAGCTTAGAAGCATTAGGCAGAGGAAAACACTAGAGACAACTTGGCATTATTGGTAAAGTAAAACAAGACTAGTCATCCATTCAAGATCATTAACATATAAATCataggattcaaaattaataaataaatcaaaagattCATGGCtagaaagatcaagaaatttcaaattagagaGGTTTCCCAAGCTAGGAGGAATTGCACCACTAAACCCACAATTTGATAGGTTTagatattctaaattttttaactatCCAAAGAATTCAGGAATTGAAATATGCTCAAATAAGTTCCCACTCAAATCTAAATATCTCAAGGATTTGAGTTCTATCAATGAAGGCCTAATCTCTCCACTCAAGTTCATAGAAGTTTCATTCTCATATGCTTCATCGGGAGAATGTGGGTTATGAAGATCAACTGAAATAACAACTCCCATTTTATTTTCACAATCAATTCCCTCCCATTGACAATAATCGAGCCCTCTCCATGATGAAATCTGGTTGTTAGAACCTTTGAGACCATTTTTGAAGTGAGTAAGatcatctttatcattttttaagcAATTTCCCAAAATGGTCTCACCTTAACAAGTAAGTTCTCTTTTTATTAAACATAGAATGATtgagaattgaaattttctCTATCTAGGAACACCTGTAGAAACAAGTAAAATTAAGTTCCAACACAACAAGAAAAATAGTGACAAAATTCAATTAGTAATGGAAACAAGACATTAGACAattaataacatatttaatttaactaGTCATTTgtttaataagattaaaaattcCCAAGTAAACAACATATTTGAATACAtgtcaaagaaaatataattgaaatcatcccaacaaatatcaaatatgcTTTGATGATTGCTATTGATCATACATTCCAACTGTAGAAATcacctacaaaaaaaaaaaacttgaagcATTAGATAGCGAGAAACACTGTAAATAACTTGGCATTATTAGTGGAGTAGGATgttaccaattttttattttttctttctggtGTAGTCATTCCTTTAGATGCAGAGACATATATAGAAGATAATTCAACTAGAAACCATGTGGATGATAGTGATAGactcctttcctttctttttagcaatatttttaaaaatagactAGACCAACCAATTGAACCGATTCAATTGTTGACCAATTCACTTTCCAATTCAGGTGACCTTTACCAACCATTTTGGGCTTAAAACGGTGGGAAACCAATTACTACTACTTGATTATGATCAAATTGTGTATATGAAGTAAAAAAGCTGAATTTGTAACTATTTTTCTAAAAAGTTTTTgccaagaaaaaatatttaagtgatgtttgtttttttaacttaatataaaaTGCAATTTAATTTCGAACTTCAactatttgttttaatttttttttccaacttttaacttatttatcaatatttttaattaaatagaaaaaactaaaatatgtaactttttacttaatttaaaaagttaacTGATTCATACTTTTAACCCCTCCAACCTAACTCACattgtgaaaaaataattaaattaatacttaatacttttaagttgtatttaaaattaagctaaattaagttctatttataTGTAACTAAAAAAAACTCCATCTTAATCTATTAgctcttaatttaaaaaaaaaaaaaaaaatacttaatctATCATGTTGAACCAAACTTTAACTTTGCATGAtgtcaataataataataataataatatgcacATATAAATGATAAAGTCATTACCTCTATGAATTGGGTCATGGAAAAATCTTCCTCAAAATATCACAATCTTCATGTTGTCTTATCAATATGTATACAAGTAAAACCAATAAGTTTATAAGTAATGTTTCacaatcttataaaaaattaaggggaaaaaaataaaataatcaataacacatcaaaaaacaattttagcaTACCaccccaaaataaataaaatctcttaaaaatttgaaaatttctatTATAAGGTTATTATTTCGGATAGAATGACCATGCCCATCAAAGTTGGGTTTGCACTAATCCAATCCAATCAATCAAATCAACTATTTAAAGTAATCCAAAAATTGTGGCCACTTTTTAAAGGCACTTTCGTCATGTCATGTCAAGGGAAATTTAAGGACATTATTTTCCTCATTCATTTATTCAAGGTTTATGTCGTGTGTACCAAGGTGgccattttttcttcaatcatttttaatatattttctttcatatcttGCTACCTTatcaagaaaattttgcattagCTTGACTTTGACTCCATGCTTGGGTCGTCTAGATTAGGGCCCTATAATTGTCTATGACTTGtcaattacattttaaattttataggaCTTCgatgaatatttgaaaataatagatattttatatattttaatttttgttgaaaataatttttttttggtaaaaagaATTTTACACTACCAATTCATTTCCTCACATGGAAGTGCTgggaaaaatttttaaattacctAATCCATTTGGTGCTTTTACAAAGTATATGAACTAGTTGTGCTTCGATGAATCAATTGctttagattaattaattttcaaccaACTGAATTATACATTTAGATATAAGGTAATTTGGGTAAGTAACATTTAATAActtcataatttctttatttaaatcttataaaatatttgagaagaaaataaaaaagttacaaATTAAAACcgcaatgaaaaataataagaaaaaaaataaacaataagaaaacaaacacataaaACACGATTGATGTAGTTTGCCCTAAAGCCTACATTCacaaatgaagataaaaaaaaaaacttccaatATTGTTTAAGAAGATTATAATCTAACTCTTAAATCCTAAAGTCTAAACTAATTATACcaagaaaaatgattatttcTTATTCGTTAAAATgtcttctcatattttcttgatTGGAATATTTAATATAAGGAACTAATTATCTAATTATTAGATCTACATAATATTTGTAGAGATATTACTATtaattttccttattctataaaagGAATCTAATTATAATCACATGATatgaatttatgaaatattttatataaagtgGTGAGGAATATATGTGGTAGACAGAGATATGAGAAAGAGTGAGAGATACTTGGTGGAGTTATAGAGGGCTCATTAGGGTGTAGATGTGAGAAAGAGTAAAGAATATTTGGTGGAGTAAAATGACTCATGGTTCAAGGTGGGGAAATAAAGCGTAGGGAAACTTAAGATGTTTTGacacccaatagttgtatctattTCTATTCTCTGTACTCTTTTACATGACATAGTAGAATGTTATTTCTCATCTATTAAGGTAGGCATGGTTGGTCGAACCTTTGTGTGtggtttgctttatttttaaatttttatttaacacATCTATATTGAAGTTGTTGTTGGCCCAATAAGTGATATCAAAGCTTCCGATGACATAACAAATATTTGTTGGGAAAATTGAAACAcctaaatacaaaaagaaaaaaaaaaagtgaaaaaaaaaaaagacaaaatattTACCTAGTTCAAGATAATCGCCTACATCCATGGGAAAGAaagatcaaattaattaataaacttTACACACTTCAAACTCTCTCGACCTTTCTTTATCAAAAACTCATACAACTTTTGACTATCTCTATTCACTCCTTGCTcactttttccttctattttaaaataatatataaaaccACATATCTATAAAGTCCTAATCTTGATCAAGCTTAAAAGGGTATTTTACCCAAATACAAACTctacaaatattaaattttctcaaaataaatatataactaaataaattgagtctatatatattaaaagacttttttttcttctaaaccCAAGAGACCAAGTCCCCCGAAAGGAGTAGATatcattttattgaattttcatGGGCCAAACATAACTTGCTTGTACAGGAAGGTAGAAAATTTATGACAATGAAGAATTTTCCACATTTCTTTTCATTGAATTCCACATCCATAACAAATGAAGACATTTTTGTCATGTCATGTTAAGGTAAATTTAAggatattattttcttcattcatttattcaaGGTTTATGCTGTGTCTACCAAGGTgaccattttttcttcaattttctgtCATGTCCTGCTACCTTatcaagaaaattttgcattagCATGACTTTGACTCTATGTTTGGGTCATCTGGATTGGGGCCTTGTAATCGCTTGTGactcaaaaaatacaaaaataaagacTTAGAAACTCATGTCAACAAATTTTAACAAACCACTccataatatatgaaatttcttaaaaattgtatttttgtaataatagtTCTAAGcttttttcccctttattttaagaaacatttgaaAGTGTCAATTGCATTTTAAATTTTGCAGGACTTTGATGAGTATTTgtaaataatagatattttatatatttgaatttttattgaaaataaatttattttggtaaAAGGAATTTTACACTAGTAATTCATTTCCTCACATGGAAGTgctagaaaaaatttaaaaattacctAATCCATATGGTGCTTTTACAAAGTATATATGATTTAGTTGTACTTCAATGAATCAATTGCTttggattaattaattttcaaccaACTGAATTATACATTTAGATATAATGTAATTTGGGTAACTAACATTTAATAGcttcataatttctttatttaaatcttataaattatatatatatatatatatatatataaacttattATAA from Vitis vinifera cultivar Pinot Noir 40024 chromosome 9, ASM3070453v1 includes these protein-coding regions:
- the LOC100247976 gene encoding receptor-like protein EIX1 isoform X2; the encoded protein is MEKISILGFLFVILCLITRDLACKSETLEGNCLKADREALLDFKNGLKDSSNNRLSSWIGGNCCQWEGIGCENNTGVVISINLHNPYYLEEAYENWSSMNLSGEIRPSLIELKSLRSLDLSGNSFENIPIPKFFGSLKNLQYLNLSNCGFRGAIPPTLGNLSNLQFLDLSSIESQLFVKDLEWMTNLVSLRHLKLNYVNLSMVGSHWMEVFNKLSFLTELHLQHCGLSSSISSLNSINFTSLSVISISGNSFRSKFPIWLLNLSSLVYIDVSFNQLYGQISPGLGELPNLQHLDLSWNKNLTGSFSEFLEEIKNCSSEGPLPELGYLDLSSNQLVGRLPEQLSQLEKLTYLDLSHNKLQGPIPASFGTFKNLNEMRLGWNELNGSLPVSFGQLSELVVLEVYGNRLTGILSEEHFSKLSKLKTLLMDGNSGLVLNVCSTWVPPFQIADLIMASCNLGPSFPTWLRSQKEVSYLYLSNASISGSIPKWFWNMSFHLQTIILYDNQLQGQLPNSLKFPSGDAVIDFSSNLFEGPIPFSIKGVSSLDLSHNKFSGPIPLSRGESMLDLNYLSLSENQITGTIPDSIGHITSLRVIDFSGNNLTGSIPSTINNCFSLIVLDLGNNNLSGTIPDSIGHITSLQVIDFSRNNLTGSIPYTIGNCSSLIILDLGNNNLSGMIPKSLGQLQWLESLHLNDNKLSGELLSSFQNLSRLELLDLSYNQLSGKVPSWIGTAFINLVILNLRSNVFFGRLPFQLSNLSSLHVLDLAQNNLMGEIPVTLFELKAMVPEYNKNIYPLYDHVSNSCMKNDWW
- the LOC100247976 gene encoding receptor-like protein EIX1 isoform X1, translating into MEKISILGFLFVILCLITRDLACKSETLEGNCLKADREALLDFKNGLKDSSNNRLSSWIGGNCCQWEGIGCENNTGVVISINLHNPYYLEEAYENWSSMNLSGEIRPSLIELKSLRSLDLSGNSFENIPIPKFFGSLKNLQYLNLSNCGFRGAIPPTLGNLSNLQFLDLSSIESQLFVKDLEWMTNLVSLRHLKLNYVNLSMVGSHWMEVFNKLSFLTELHLQHCGLSSSISSLNSINFTSLSVISISGNSFRSKFPIWLLNLSSLVYIDVSFNQLYGQISPGLGELPNLQHLDLSWNKNLTGSCSQLLSGSWNKIEFLNLAINKFLGSFSEFLEEIKNCSSEGPLPELGYLDLSSNQLVGRLPEQLSQLEKLTYLDLSHNKLQGPIPASFGTFKNLNEMRLGWNELNGSLPVSFGQLSELVVLEVYGNRLTGILSEEHFSKLSKLKTLLMDGNSGLVLNVCSTWVPPFQIADLIMASCNLGPSFPTWLRSQKEVSYLYLSNASISGSIPKWFWNMSFHLQTIILYDNQLQGQLPNSLKFPSGDAVIDFSSNLFEGPIPFSIKGVSSLDLSHNKFSGPIPLSRGESMLDLNYLSLSENQITGTIPDSIGHITSLRVIDFSGNNLTGSIPSTINNCFSLIVLDLGNNNLSGTIPDSIGHITSLQVIDFSRNNLTGSIPYTIGNCSSLIILDLGNNNLSGMIPKSLGQLQWLESLHLNDNKLSGELLSSFQNLSRLELLDLSYNQLSGKVPSWIGTAFINLVILNLRSNVFFGRLPFQLSNLSSLHVLDLAQNNLMGEIPVTLFELKAMVPEYNKNIYPLYDHVSNSCMKNDWW